From SAR116 cluster alpha proteobacterium HIMB100, one genomic window encodes:
- a CDS encoding micrococcal nuclease-like nuclease (PFAM: Staphylococcal nuclease homologue) has translation MRIFVMIWLLGVVLGVGVSALWPAAAEQHAHLEVSISAVSDGDSLRAGQLRLRLHGIDAPEKTQVCSTASGQSYACGQKATAWLRSHIQPGQRLSCVLIDTDRYRRLIVQCFKNGEDINKALVRAGWAVAYTRYSDAYVTAEQQAKADRIGLWQGPFLRPEDWRRQKGDRKK, from the coding sequence ATGCGTATTTTTGTGATGATCTGGCTGTTGGGTGTTGTGCTGGGGGTGGGTGTGAGCGCGTTATGGCCTGCTGCTGCTGAGCAGCACGCTCATCTTGAGGTCAGCATCAGTGCTGTCAGTGATGGCGATTCTTTGCGGGCAGGACAGCTGAGGTTACGTTTGCACGGAATTGATGCGCCTGAAAAAACGCAAGTCTGTTCAACAGCGTCCGGCCAGAGCTATGCTTGCGGACAAAAAGCCACCGCGTGGCTGAGATCACATATTCAGCCAGGACAAAGGCTGTCTTGCGTGCTGATCGATACAGACCGGTATCGGCGCCTGATTGTGCAATGTTTCAAAAATGGTGAGGATATTAACAAGGCTTTGGTCCGAGCCGGATGGGCCGTTGCCTATACCCGCTATTCAGATGCTTATGTAACAGCTGAACAACAGGCAAAGGCGGACAGGATCGGGCTGTGGCAAGGGCCATTTCTGCGGCCTGAAGACTGGCGGCGCCAAAAAGGGGATCGCAAAAAATAA
- a CDS encoding hypothetical protein (PFAM: Protein of unknown function (DUF1489)), giving the protein MTVHLKKLSVGSVSIDSLKSWQNRRTRQGLPIIHPTRNWPRRADELLDGGCLFWIIKGQICVRQPIADLIEVKREDGRPACGIVLAPQLIPVWPRRVRIFQGWRYLEPADAPEDMPQSDDATPMPAELASELRELGLL; this is encoded by the coding sequence ATGACTGTTCATTTAAAGAAACTCTCTGTTGGCTCAGTGTCCATTGACTCACTGAAAAGCTGGCAAAACAGGCGCACACGCCAGGGGTTGCCGATCATACATCCGACGCGAAACTGGCCGCGACGTGCAGATGAGCTGCTGGATGGAGGCTGCCTGTTTTGGATCATCAAAGGCCAGATTTGCGTGCGGCAGCCTATTGCTGATCTGATCGAAGTAAAGCGTGAGGATGGTCGGCCCGCTTGCGGTATTGTGCTTGCCCCACAGCTGATCCCGGTGTGGCCGCGCCGTGTGCGGATCTTCCAGGGGTGGCGTTATCTTGAGCCGGCAGACGCGCCTGAAGATATGCCGCAGAGTGATGATGCAACCCCGATGCCTGCTGAATTGGCTTCTGAGTTACGTGAGCTCGGGTTGTTGTAA